The Erythrobacter insulae genome window below encodes:
- a CDS encoding DUF6969 family protein: MDQIKAAHTVIETITQMAQEQRPLMLRVVPEDEVHFWTHYPKKDARDKHCKSRWYYHVHAPGTRDVKEHGHFHLFLHRTQLPEGLEPKVWPPQGEDAKAHVTHLICLSIDTNGIPASWFTVNRFVTNEFLYPADVMINHLSDFNVDHTQEDDCVNRFVTAMVALYRDEIAELLKQRDARQAELFAEHGDTAFEKESGVEVLSQIPIDLDAKINGLDLA; encoded by the coding sequence ATGGATCAGATCAAAGCCGCACATACTGTTATCGAAACCATCACGCAGATGGCGCAGGAACAGCGCCCCCTGATGCTGCGCGTCGTGCCCGAAGACGAAGTGCATTTCTGGACGCACTATCCAAAGAAAGATGCGCGCGACAAACACTGCAAATCGCGCTGGTATTATCATGTCCATGCCCCCGGCACGCGGGACGTAAAGGAACACGGTCATTTCCACCTGTTCCTGCACCGCACCCAGCTTCCCGAAGGGTTGGAGCCCAAAGTCTGGCCGCCTCAAGGTGAAGATGCCAAGGCGCATGTCACGCACCTTATCTGCCTATCGATCGATACAAATGGTATTCCGGCATCGTGGTTCACAGTGAACCGCTTTGTCACCAATGAATTTCTGTATCCTGCCGATGTGATGATCAACCACCTGTCCGACTTCAACGTCGATCACACGCAGGAAGACGACTGCGTGAACCGTTTTGTCACCGCCATGGTTGCGCTATACCGAGATGAGATTGCCGAGCTTTTGAAACAGCGCGATGCGCGGCAGGCAGAATTGTTTGCCGAACATGGCGATACGGCTTTCGAAAAAGAGAGCGGCGTAGAGGTTCTGTCACAAATCCCGATCGATCTGGACGCAAAGATCAATGGACTTGATCTGGCTTAG
- a CDS encoding TspO/MBR family protein gives MNILASKAQLRASFLRWALFLVPLIVLLGFVAGQAGGPDTAWFQSLNKPAIFPPPATFGIVWSIIYVLIGFSLALVVSAWGAYGRRFAIIVFALHFIGNLAWTPVFFGMQNMTAALYVMGYLVVTLLGVMVLFWRVRKLAAVLLVPYLAWGIFAAVLNYQFIAENPDGGDPTETGVVERVTL, from the coding sequence ATGAATATTCTGGCTTCCAAAGCGCAGTTGCGCGCAAGTTTCTTGCGTTGGGCGCTGTTTCTGGTGCCTTTGATCGTGCTGCTTGGTTTTGTGGCGGGGCAGGCGGGCGGACCTGATACCGCCTGGTTTCAAAGCCTGAACAAACCTGCGATTTTCCCGCCGCCTGCCACTTTTGGAATCGTCTGGTCGATCATTTATGTGTTGATCGGGTTTTCGCTGGCTTTGGTGGTCAGCGCGTGGGGCGCCTATGGTCGCAGGTTTGCGATCATCGTGTTCGCACTGCATTTTATTGGCAATCTGGCGTGGACGCCGGTGTTCTTCGGAATGCAGAATATGACTGCGGCTCTGTATGTCATGGGATATCTGGTGGTGACCTTGCTCGGCGTGATGGTCCTGTTTTGGCGGGTCCGAAAGCTCGCGGCGGTCTTGCTGGTTCCCTACCTTGCATGGGGGATTTTTGCGGCTGTCCTGAATTACCAGTTCATCGCGGAAAATCCCGATGGCGGGGATCCGACCGAAACCGGCGTGGTTGAACGCGTCACATTGTAG
- a CDS encoding accessory factor UbiK family protein, protein MQSENPIIADFVKLANSAAGTMAGMTREARESARERMREAMGGVDFVSREEFDTVKAMAQKAREQADALEAKVAELEAKLGK, encoded by the coding sequence ATGCAAAGTGAAAACCCGATCATCGCCGACTTCGTCAAACTCGCAAACAGCGCCGCTGGCACCATGGCCGGCATGACGCGCGAAGCCCGTGAAAGCGCGCGTGAACGCATGCGCGAAGCAATGGGCGGCGTGGATTTTGTCAGCCGCGAAGAATTCGACACGGTGAAAGCCATGGCACAAAAAGCCCGCGAACAAGCCGATGCGCTTGAAGCGAAGGTCGCCGAACTCGAAGCCAAGCTGGGCAAATAA
- a CDS encoding phospholipid carrier-dependent glycosyltransferase, with protein MSEAVFSSEQGSETPAGSGDDLRVMASDPWAWCIALPVLFGALAAIRLTIPSAPYFDEVHYLPAARELLSGGEYLNREHPLLGKELIALGIYLLGDNPLGWRIMPLIAGIITVGAGMRAIWHASHERFAVIAYGVLLATGFHIFVHARIAILDIFMLCFLALAAWQFTAAIREPETGRWRLALTGIAIGCALASKWNAVPLAMAPGLTFFAARLSAGRRRLVFSKRGVPVPGISLAEAFVWLGVLPMAIYSATFIPGYWLTAGTAPSPLSQLGLIGLHQEIIALQQQVITPHSYQSTWAQWVTNTRGIWYLYEFTDGAQRGVLLIGNPLTMLLGLPALLWCLVTGFGRNDWAKVGIVIGYGVSLGLWLIAPKPVQFYYHYAVPSCFLLAALALFLSDLHGSARHRWISYAALGASTAVFAIFFPILTAAPLDGPMSFANWTWIAGWR; from the coding sequence ATGAGCGAGGCGGTTTTTTCCAGCGAACAGGGTTCTGAAACACCGGCCGGATCGGGCGATGATCTGCGCGTCATGGCGAGCGATCCGTGGGCGTGGTGCATTGCCCTGCCCGTGTTGTTTGGTGCGCTGGCAGCGATCCGGCTGACGATCCCTTCCGCTCCATATTTTGACGAAGTGCACTATTTGCCCGCCGCGCGCGAGCTGTTGTCCGGCGGTGAGTATCTCAACCGCGAACATCCCTTGCTGGGTAAAGAGCTGATCGCGCTGGGTATTTATCTGCTGGGCGATAATCCGCTGGGCTGGCGCATCATGCCTTTGATTGCGGGAATAATCACCGTGGGCGCGGGGATGAGAGCGATCTGGCACGCCAGCCATGAACGGTTCGCCGTGATTGCGTATGGCGTGCTGCTGGCGACGGGTTTTCATATCTTTGTCCATGCCCGCATCGCCATTCTCGACATCTTCATGTTGTGTTTTCTGGCTTTGGCAGCTTGGCAGTTTACCGCTGCGATCCGCGAGCCGGAAACAGGCCGCTGGCGGCTCGCCCTGACAGGGATCGCGATAGGCTGCGCGCTGGCGTCCAAATGGAATGCGGTGCCGCTCGCGATGGCGCCGGGGCTGACATTTTTTGCCGCGCGCCTTTCCGCCGGTCGCCGCCGCTTGGTTTTTAGCAAGCGGGGCGTGCCTGTACCGGGCATTTCGCTGGCAGAGGCATTTGTCTGGCTCGGCGTTTTGCCCATGGCCATTTACAGCGCGACTTTCATTCCAGGGTACTGGCTAACGGCAGGCACGGCCCCCTCGCCTCTCTCACAGCTTGGCCTGATCGGTCTGCATCAGGAAATCATCGCTCTGCAACAGCAAGTGATCACGCCGCATTCCTATCAGAGCACTTGGGCGCAATGGGTAACCAATACGCGCGGCATCTGGTATCTGTATGAATTCACCGACGGTGCGCAGCGCGGCGTGCTGCTGATCGGAAACCCGCTGACAATGCTGCTCGGCCTGCCGGCGCTGCTATGGTGTCTGGTTACAGGGTTTGGCCGGAATGACTGGGCAAAGGTCGGTATTGTGATCGGATACGGCGTCAGCCTTGGCCTATGGCTGATCGCGCCCAAGCCGGTGCAGTTCTATTATCATTATGCCGTACCGAGCTGTTTCCTGCTCGCGGCGCTGGCCCTGTTTTTGAGCGACCTGCATGGCAGCGCCAGACACCGCTGGATCAGCTACGCGGCGCTTGGGGCAAGCACAGCGGTGTTTGCGATCTTCTTTCCAATCCTGACAGCCGCGCCGCTGGATGGACCAATGAGCTTTGCCAATTGGACATGGATCGCGGGCTGGCGTTAA
- a CDS encoding TlyA family RNA methyltransferase: MTKHDQSSKKSGKSPEKPHKKMRVDHLLVERELVESRTRAQALIMAGVVFAGENKVEKPGQQIAADAPLEVRGRDHPWVSRGGIKLAHAIEHFGLDPAGAVAMDVGSSTGGFTDVLLTHGASHVFAVDSGTNQLAWKLRQDRRVTVYEQTSARILTPEQIDKPVSWVVCDASFISLAKVLERPLELAAPQCRLVALIKPQFEVARAEVGKGGVVRDPVLHTRVCEEVREWLEGLGWDIEGIVTSPITGPQGNVEFLISAVRG, encoded by the coding sequence ATGACCAAACACGACCAATCCTCGAAAAAATCGGGCAAATCGCCTGAAAAACCGCACAAAAAGATGCGCGTTGATCATTTGCTTGTCGAACGCGAACTGGTGGAAAGCCGCACCCGGGCGCAGGCTTTGATCATGGCGGGCGTCGTATTTGCGGGTGAGAACAAGGTTGAAAAGCCCGGACAACAGATCGCGGCGGACGCCCCGCTCGAAGTGCGCGGGCGCGATCACCCATGGGTCAGCCGCGGCGGGATCAAATTAGCCCATGCAATCGAGCACTTTGGCCTCGACCCTGCGGGCGCAGTGGCGATGGATGTAGGCAGTTCCACCGGCGGCTTCACCGATGTCTTGCTCACACACGGCGCAAGCCATGTCTTTGCCGTTGATAGCGGCACCAACCAGCTCGCCTGGAAGCTGCGTCAGGATCGCCGGGTGACAGTTTACGAGCAAACCAGCGCGCGGATTCTGACGCCCGAACAGATTGATAAACCGGTCAGCTGGGTCGTGTGCGACGCGAGCTTTATCAGCCTGGCAAAAGTGCTTGAGCGCCCGCTGGAACTCGCAGCGCCCCAATGCCGGCTGGTCGCGCTGATCAAACCGCAATTCGAAGTCGCCCGCGCAGAAGTGGGCAAGGGCGGCGTGGTGCGCGACCCCGTGCTGCACACACGTGTTTGTGAAGAGGTTCGCGAATGGTTAGAGGGGCTTGGGTGGGATATCGAAGGCATCGTCACAAGCCCGATCACCGGCCCTCAGGGAAATGTGGAGTTCCTGATAAGCGCGGTCAGGGGCTGA
- a CDS encoding trans-sulfuration enzyme family protein produces MKKTTGMDRAITRNWRAATQAVRGGTWRSEHGETSEAMFLTSGYSYDDAQTVADRFAGEAQGMTYSRLQNPTVAMLEERIALLEGAEACRAQATGMAAMTAALLCQLSAGDHCVAARAAFGSCRWLVDNLLPRFGIQTTVIDSADNAAWEAAIQPNTKVFFFETPANPTLDIVDLKHVCDLARAHGITTVVDNAFASPALQRPMEFGADVIAYSATKLMDGQGRVLAGAICSSEEWITETLMPFQRNTGPTLSAFNAWVVHKGLETLSMRAHHQSLSAVALGEFLEPRIVAAGGEMRHPGLPSHPRHALANAQMDATGPIFALDVGSRARAFAMLDALELVDISNNIGDTRSLMCHPASTTHAGLDEAARAEMGVTEGLLRINVGLEDIADITEDMDRAMKAAGI; encoded by the coding sequence ATGAAAAAGACGACCGGAATGGACCGCGCGATCACGCGCAACTGGCGCGCTGCGACACAGGCGGTACGCGGCGGTACTTGGCGCAGCGAACATGGCGAAACCAGCGAGGCGATGTTCCTCACCTCTGGTTATTCCTATGATGACGCGCAGACCGTGGCGGACAGGTTCGCCGGCGAAGCGCAAGGCATGACCTATTCGCGCTTGCAAAACCCGACCGTGGCGATGCTCGAAGAACGCATCGCGCTGCTCGAAGGGGCAGAGGCCTGCCGCGCTCAGGCCACCGGCATGGCGGCGATGACAGCGGCGCTTTTGTGCCAGCTTTCTGCGGGCGATCACTGCGTTGCCGCGCGCGCCGCGTTCGGATCGTGTCGCTGGTTGGTGGACAATCTGCTGCCGCGTTTCGGGATCCAGACAACGGTGATCGACAGCGCCGATAATGCCGCCTGGGAAGCTGCAATTCAGCCGAACACCAAAGTTTTCTTCTTTGAAACGCCTGCGAACCCGACGCTCGATATCGTCGATCTCAAACATGTTTGCGATCTGGCGAGGGCGCACGGGATCACGACCGTCGTCGATAATGCGTTTGCTTCACCCGCGTTGCAGCGCCCGATGGAATTCGGCGCGGATGTCATCGCCTACAGCGCGACCAAGCTGATGGATGGTCAGGGCCGCGTGCTTGCCGGAGCGATTTGCAGCAGCGAGGAATGGATCACCGAAACATTGATGCCGTTCCAACGCAACACCGGCCCCACCCTCAGCGCGTTCAACGCATGGGTTGTTCACAAGGGACTCGAAACGCTTTCGATGCGGGCTCACCATCAAAGCCTCAGCGCGGTTGCTTTGGGCGAATTTCTGGAGCCGCGCATTGTCGCAGCGGGCGGCGAAATGCGCCATCCCGGCCTGCCAAGCCACCCGCGCCATGCGCTTGCAAACGCGCAGATGGACGCGACCGGTCCGATCTTCGCGCTCGATGTCGGCTCGCGCGCGCGCGCATTCGCCATGCTTGATGCTCTGGAGTTGGTCGATATTTCGAACAATATCGGGGATACCCGCAGCCTGATGTGCCACCCGGCCAGCACCACACACGCCGGCCTAGACGAAGCTGCGCGCGCTGAAATGGGCGTGACCGAAGGGCTGCTGCGGATCAATGTCGGGCTGGAAGATATTGCCGATATCACCGAAGATATGGACCGGGCGATGAAGGCGGCGGGGATTTAA
- a CDS encoding S9 family peptidase — MIRTSLLAATALALLPATAQAQDDEETFGGAKGADLSIEAMEPDGSEVTIGRAGQYPADIARYLLASGAGAANLSPDGETIAFSWNVTGESEIWVMPASGGQPQQVTFKTGVRAPIWTPDGTSLFYSADRDGNEQPGYFALTPDGQSETEVLPAARGDFRIFGDFAADGSFIYASTARGAGVFDIYRGTMDGTSELIVESELGLAARSISPDGKYAIVTETVGEDADNLYLLDLATKEMKTISKPPVEDRASHTLGGFEWSDDSAAFYFSTNKDREFGALSRYELAEGVVATAFEPEADVENIELCGIDSAIIAYTENHNGFDRLFLRNNENGEEIPVVALPEGKFSLDCEGDEVPKLLVRVNGWKTPGEIWMIDALTGAGERVFAGNLAGLDPNRLIAPKVVRYKARDGVELQGLLYLPAGAGTGEDAPPVIFDVHGGPSGQSQAYFEPVTQYHVARGVAVFRPNVRGSTGLGRTYSTLDDRENRLDSVRDLVDLKEALAADGLIDGDRAAVKGGSYGGYAVNAVLAEFPDSFAAGISLFGVADWVTALEIASPSLKAADRIEYGDISEAKWREYYTVNSPIRKADQITVPVLFSHGVMDPRIDIMETETMVKTLRGNDVPAPFIRIPDEGHGWRKLSNQLFYYRKEAEFIEQQLAASQGE, encoded by the coding sequence ATGATCCGCACATCTTTGCTTGCTGCCACCGCTCTCGCCCTGCTGCCCGCTACCGCGCAGGCTCAGGATGACGAGGAAACTTTTGGCGGCGCCAAAGGCGCAGACCTTTCCATCGAAGCGATGGAGCCCGATGGCAGCGAGGTAACAATCGGACGGGCAGGGCAGTACCCGGCGGATATCGCGCGCTATCTGCTTGCCAGCGGAGCAGGCGCAGCCAACCTTTCACCAGACGGGGAAACCATCGCGTTTTCCTGGAATGTCACAGGCGAAAGCGAAATCTGGGTCATGCCAGCCAGCGGCGGTCAGCCGCAGCAAGTCACATTCAAAACCGGCGTGCGCGCGCCGATCTGGACACCCGATGGCACCAGCCTGTTTTATTCCGCGGATCGCGATGGGAATGAACAGCCGGGCTATTTCGCGCTAACGCCGGATGGACAATCCGAAACAGAAGTCTTGCCCGCAGCGCGCGGCGATTTTCGTATCTTTGGCGATTTTGCCGCCGATGGCAGCTTTATCTACGCCTCTACCGCTCGCGGGGCGGGCGTATTTGATATCTATCGCGGCACGATGGACGGCACCAGCGAGCTGATTGTTGAAAGCGAGCTGGGCCTGGCTGCGCGTTCAATTTCGCCCGACGGCAAATATGCAATCGTGACAGAGACGGTGGGCGAGGATGCCGACAATCTCTATCTGCTCGATCTGGCGACCAAAGAGATGAAAACCATTTCAAAACCGCCGGTGGAAGACCGGGCCAGCCATACGCTGGGCGGGTTTGAATGGTCGGACGATTCGGCTGCATTCTATTTCTCGACCAACAAAGATCGCGAATTCGGCGCGTTGTCGCGTTATGAATTGGCAGAAGGCGTCGTGGCGACTGCGTTCGAACCCGAAGCCGACGTCGAGAATATCGAACTTTGCGGCATCGACAGCGCGATCATCGCCTATACCGAAAACCATAACGGGTTTGACCGGCTGTTTCTGCGCAACAACGAAAACGGCGAGGAAATCCCCGTGGTCGCTTTACCCGAAGGCAAATTCAGCCTCGATTGCGAAGGCGATGAGGTTCCGAAATTGCTCGTGCGGGTCAATGGCTGGAAAACGCCCGGTGAAATCTGGATGATCGATGCGCTAACGGGCGCAGGCGAGCGGGTTTTTGCCGGTAATCTTGCCGGCCTTGATCCCAACCGTCTGATCGCGCCGAAAGTTGTGCGTTATAAAGCGCGTGACGGGGTCGAGCTGCAAGGCTTGCTTTATTTACCAGCGGGAGCCGGAACAGGCGAAGATGCGCCGCCGGTAATTTTCGATGTGCATGGCGGCCCGTCGGGTCAGTCGCAGGCATATTTTGAGCCTGTCACCCAATATCACGTGGCGCGCGGCGTTGCGGTGTTCCGCCCTAATGTTCGCGGAAGCACCGGGCTGGGGCGGACATATTCCACGCTGGATGATCGCGAAAACCGGCTGGATTCGGTGCGCGATCTGGTTGATTTGAAAGAGGCGCTGGCTGCTGATGGCTTGATCGACGGCGACCGCGCGGCTGTAAAAGGCGGATCATATGGCGGCTATGCCGTGAACGCGGTGCTCGCGGAATTTCCAGACAGTTTTGCAGCGGGTATTTCCCTGTTCGGTGTGGCCGATTGGGTCACCGCGCTCGAAATTGCATCGCCTTCGCTAAAAGCGGCGGACAGGATCGAATATGGCGACATTTCCGAAGCCAAATGGCGCGAATATTACACCGTCAATTCCCCGATCCGCAAAGCCGATCAGATCACGGTGCCGGTGCTGTTCTCTCACGGCGTAATGGACCCGCGGATCGACATCATGGAAACCGAAACCATGGTCAAAACGCTGCGCGGCAATGATGTGCCCGCGCCCTTTATCCGCATCCCGGATGAAGGCCACGGCTGGCGCAAGCTGTCCAACCAATTGTTCTATTACCGCAAGGAAGCGGAATTCATCGAACAGCAATTGGCCGCTTCGCAAGGCGAATGA
- a CDS encoding glycosyltransferase — MALDLAIILPTLNESGNLAPLIDRIGAALDPVIGQTGWEVLIVDDNSRDGTADEARALARADTRVRVIQRIGRRGLSSAAIEGFCATAARYVAVMDADHQHDPALLPKMLASLKAGEANICVASRFAEGASTKDWADPERERLSGMANAIARRITGVDLSDPMSGYFMLPTEKARALVPRLSGIGFKILLDLLATSPKTLGAPMQVKEFPLNFAPRREGESKLDRAIALDFLAGLYEKTLGRVIPTRFALFGTVGALGVIVHMAVLSALLLGLGEGFVFAQAIAVFAAMSFNFWLNNWLTYRDKRLKGWGKVLRGWAGFCATCAVGAFANVAVATVLESQGIYWALSALAGIMIGAVWNYALSSRFVWGRF; from the coding sequence ATGGCGCTTGATCTTGCGATCATCCTCCCCACTCTGAATGAGAGCGGCAATCTGGCGCCGTTGATTGACCGGATCGGGGCCGCGCTGGATCCTGTTATCGGACAGACGGGCTGGGAAGTCCTGATTGTGGATGACAACAGCAGGGATGGCACCGCCGATGAAGCGCGCGCACTGGCGCGGGCTGACACGCGGGTAAGGGTAATTCAGCGGATCGGACGGCGCGGATTGTCCAGCGCCGCGATTGAAGGGTTTTGCGCCACAGCTGCGCGTTATGTGGCGGTGATGGATGCGGACCACCAGCATGATCCCGCCTTGCTTCCCAAGATGCTAGCGAGCCTGAAAGCGGGCGAGGCGAATATCTGCGTCGCCAGCCGCTTTGCCGAAGGCGCAAGCACCAAAGATTGGGCCGATCCTGAACGTGAGAGATTGTCCGGCATGGCCAATGCGATCGCGCGCCGGATTACCGGAGTTGATCTGAGCGATCCGATGAGCGGATATTTCATGCTGCCGACCGAAAAGGCACGGGCGCTGGTCCCGCGCCTGTCCGGTATCGGGTTCAAAATCCTGCTCGATTTGCTCGCGACTTCCCCGAAAACACTGGGCGCGCCGATGCAGGTGAAAGAATTCCCGCTCAATTTCGCGCCAAGACGCGAAGGGGAAAGCAAGCTGGACCGAGCGATCGCACTCGATTTTCTGGCCGGATTGTATGAGAAAACTCTGGGCCGCGTGATCCCGACCCGATTTGCCTTGTTTGGCACAGTCGGCGCGCTGGGTGTGATCGTCCACATGGCGGTTCTTAGCGCGCTGTTATTGGGATTGGGTGAGGGGTTTGTATTTGCTCAGGCCATTGCCGTGTTCGCCGCGATGAGTTTCAATTTCTGGCTCAACAACTGGCTTACGTACCGCGACAAACGGTTGAAGGGCTGGGGCAAGGTTCTGCGCGGTTGGGCCGGGTTCTGCGCAACCTGCGCCGTGGGCGCGTTCGCCAATGTGGCGGTTGCTACTGTTTTGGAGAGCCAAGGGATCTATTGGGCGCTTTCCGCGCTGGCCGGGATCATGATCGGGGCAGTTTGGAATTATGCGTTGAGCAGCCGGTTTGTCTGGGGCCGGTTTTAA
- the leuB gene encoding 3-isopropylmalate dehydrogenase, protein MRIAVLPGDGIGPEVTREAVLVLEALGLPGLTLFDGDVGGIAYKRHGHPLPEETLTIAKACDAVLFGAVGDPDCDKLDRHLRPEQAVLGLRKELGLFANLRPAKVFAGLEHLSPLKPEIARDLDLLIVRELTGDVYFGKKGIRQNESDEREGWDMMSYSESEVRRIARVAFRSARLGDCRVCSADKANVLETSQVWRDTVIDAASAHPDIDLTHMYVDNAAMQIITNPAQFGVILTGNLFGDILSDLASAAVGSIGLLPSASVGDRKTEHGLFGLYEPIHGSAPDIAGQGKANPMATILSVAMMLRNSFGKEAEAARIEHAVETALADGIRGGDLGGTHGCEAIGAAVRERL, encoded by the coding sequence ATGAGAATCGCGGTTTTGCCCGGCGACGGTATCGGTCCAGAAGTCACACGCGAAGCGGTGCTGGTGCTTGAGGCGCTCGGTCTGCCGGGCCTTACCCTGTTTGACGGCGACGTGGGCGGTATCGCGTATAAGCGCCACGGCCATCCATTGCCCGAAGAAACGCTCACCATTGCCAAAGCATGTGATGCGGTCCTGTTTGGCGCTGTGGGTGATCCTGATTGCGACAAGCTGGATCGGCATTTGCGCCCTGAACAAGCGGTGCTGGGTCTGCGCAAAGAGCTGGGCCTGTTTGCCAATCTGCGTCCGGCCAAAGTGTTTGCCGGGCTTGAACACCTGTCCCCTTTGAAACCGGAAATTGCCCGCGATCTTGATCTGTTGATCGTGCGCGAGCTGACGGGGGATGTGTATTTTGGCAAGAAAGGCATCCGCCAGAACGAATCCGATGAACGCGAAGGCTGGGACATGATGTCCTATTCCGAAAGCGAAGTGCGCCGTATCGCCCGCGTCGCATTCCGTTCGGCGCGGCTCGGGGATTGCCGGGTGTGCAGCGCGGACAAGGCGAATGTGCTGGAAACCAGCCAGGTATGGCGTGACACAGTGATCGACGCGGCCAGCGCGCATCCCGATATCGATTTGACCCATATGTATGTCGATAATGCCGCGATGCAGATCATCACCAATCCGGCCCAATTCGGTGTGATCCTGACAGGCAATCTGTTTGGCGATATTTTGTCCGATCTGGCAAGCGCAGCGGTCGGTTCGATCGGCCTGTTGCCCAGCGCATCCGTGGGCGATCGCAAGACCGAGCACGGCCTGTTTGGCCTGTATGAGCCGATCCATGGCAGCGCGCCCGATATTGCGGGACAAGGCAAAGCCAATCCGATGGCCACTATCCTTTCGGTTGCGATGATGCTGCGCAATTCCTTTGGCAAAGAGGCAGAGGCAGCGCGGATCGAGCACGCGGTTGAAACCGCATTGGCAGACGGTATTCGCGGCGGCGATCTGGGCGGAACGCATGGCTGCGAGGCGATCGGCGCGGCGGTGCGCGAGCGTCTCTGA
- the recO gene encoding DNA repair protein RecO, with protein sequence MHITAPALLIASRAHGETAVIARLLTEDHGLVAGFVAGGRGRHMRPVMIPGNRVALELRSKSATQLPFAKVELEESRGPLMTEPLAAAAITWACALTATTLPEDYPYPSLYQALDALLNAIGNAASARGWVAAMVMYEAMVLRELGYGGARPDMQADLEGQIDAFRKLHAPIGRYLLADTKSDVMAARVALGERLVRMVE encoded by the coding sequence ATGCACATAACCGCGCCCGCTTTGCTGATCGCGAGCCGGGCTCATGGAGAAACGGCGGTTATTGCGCGGCTTCTAACCGAGGATCACGGTTTGGTAGCCGGTTTTGTCGCGGGCGGGCGCGGGCGGCACATGCGGCCTGTGATGATCCCCGGCAACCGTGTCGCGTTGGAACTGCGGTCAAAGTCCGCCACGCAGTTGCCCTTTGCCAAGGTGGAATTGGAGGAAAGCCGGGGTCCGTTGATGACGGAACCGCTGGCGGCCGCAGCGATCACCTGGGCCTGCGCGCTTACGGCCACAACTTTGCCAGAGGATTATCCTTATCCCTCCCTGTATCAGGCGCTTGATGCGCTGCTGAACGCGATTGGCAATGCTGCTTCGGCGCGCGGCTGGGTGGCGGCGATGGTGATGTACGAGGCGATGGTGCTGCGCGAATTGGGCTATGGCGGCGCGCGCCCCGATATGCAGGCCGATCTGGAGGGTCAGATTGATGCTTTTCGCAAACTGCACGCTCCAATCGGGCGCTACTTGCTTGCCGACACGAAAAGCGATGTTATGGCCGCCCGCGTCGCTTTAGGAGAGCGGCTGGTGCGGATGGTAGAGTGA